GTCGGAGTCTGCCCAGTCGGGATCCGTCCGTGCGATCGCCGCAGCCCCCTTCACGTAGTAGCCGTAGTGGAAGTGGTGGTCGTTGAGGTTATCTGCGGATCCGTGGCTATCGTGGTAGCCCAAAAGCGAGCGCCAGTTGTCGTTGTAGTAGAACACGTCCGGCGAGTCCGTATCGCCAGAAACGGTTGCGTCGAGCCAGATCTCGAGTTCGTCGCGCATCGCGTTCTCGAATCGGTCGCGGGCGTCAGTCGCCCCTACAGCCTCAGCTATCGGGAGCAACTGGACGAGACGTTCGAAGTTCTTCCCGGTCCAGTACGTGTCGTCTCCCGGATCCTCCGGTCCAGGGCGAATCAACTCGTCCTCGTCAGCTACTTCCTGAACGTACCCCTCGAGTTCGTCTTGATCGTAGTCCCCTACGTCAGGCAGGTACGGTAGCATGCCGCGGTACTCGTAGGTGACGGAGAAGGACGAACCCGTGTACACGCGCTGTTCGCCACGCTGGGTGGTGTAACTCCAGGCCTCGGTCGAGGCGTCGCTATACTTCCACTGGTGGGGATACAGCGTCGTTAACACGCCGTCAGAACCGCTCTCGGGGCGATCGACGGTCTCGAAAGAGAAGGTCGATTCGACCGTCGCTTCGTGTTTGTCGTAGACCCAGTCGATGCGTGTATCGACGATCCGGTTGTACGCGTAGTCGGCGTACGTCGACAGGGCGTCATCGGAGTCGTCGGGCAGGAGTGCCACCGATAGGTATTCTTCGCCATCGAGGTCGGACGTTAATGTGTCGGAGCCGATGCCGTTCCACGTGGCACCTTCGGGGGCGAAGACGCCGTAGACGTTACCGTTGCTCTGGATCCGGAGGACGTTCCCCTCGTCGTGGACGTCGGGTGTGCTCGGGAACGATAACTCGGCGCCACCGCCCTCGTACTCACAGTAGAGGAACGGTGATCCCTGTGCCATCGTTACTCGGAGCGTCGACGACGTATCGGCTCCCCAGACGGTACTCACCGACCAGTCACCCCACCCATCGACCTGCGAATCGTCAAAGGTTCCGCCCGTATGACCGATGGTGAGATCGGTTTGTAATTCCATCATCGCGGTGACGTGGTCGAGCCTACCCTCACGGCTGAAGGTCCACTCCGTCGGGAAGCCCACGTCGAGTCCGTCTTCGGACGCGTCGACGTACAGTGGATGGACGAACAGGTTCTCTGAGAAGTCCTCCCAAAGGAGGCTACTCCACCAGTCGTTCGAGTCGATAGGGCCCTCGACGCTCGACGTAACGGATATCGATTCCGGTGGTTCGTCCATTCCATCGGGAAGCGTCGTCGTGTAACTACCACTTCCTACCTGAACGATGTCGTGATCCGAGGCCGAAGCAGTGGTCGAAATCGTTCCACCGAGGCCGCCCGTCAGTGCAGTCGCCGCGACGAACGTTCGACGTGAAAGGTCGAAACTGCCGCAACTATCATCATTTCGTGTCATATGTTTGCTCTGTGTTATCACGCGTTCATTGACTTGATAGGCGTCTCCATTCACGCGGTTAGACACCTCTCACGACGCGACGGGATAGTATCGGATCTCGATACGTATTGGCCGTGGCTATGTCCGTTCGCTCGTCAACTAGTGGCGTGACACAAGCTAGCTTACCCAGCACCGATAATTAATTTTTTGGTGAATGTAAATTGTGGTGTCTGTGTAGCCCTAAAAACTACGTTCAGCCGTTGAATCCACTGAGTGAGACGTCTCGAGCGATCACTCATATATTATCAAAACAAACCCTGACCGACCAGGACGCTCGAGGCACCCTCCATATCCCTGCCCGCCCTGGCGCAGACTGGTAAAATCATCGGCTGTGAAAGAATCAATGAATTATGGATCATCAACCGGCGTTCGACGGCGCGCTTTCTCTATAATTGAATCTTATCGCTAAATTGAACAAAATCATCAACCTTTTGACGTGGGCCGTTTTCGTCCCCATATGGAGACGACCCCGCTAGGACAGACAGGTGAATCAGTCAGCGAACTGGCGCTGGGGACGATCTACTTCGGCAGCACGATCGACGCCGAGACATCCACCGATATTCTCGACACGTACTACGAGACGGGTGGGCGCTTTTTCGACTCCGCCAACAACTACCCGACGTGGCTCGATGGCTACGACGAGCCCGAGAGCGAGTACTTCCTGGGCGAGTGGATCGAAGAGCGTGGCGTGCGCGAGAACGTGACGGTTGCGACGAAAGTTGGGTTCAATCCGCCACATCTCGAGGAGCGTAGTCTCGACCCCGATCTGATCCGGCGGTCGGTCGACGAGAGCCTCGATCGCCTCGGGATCGAGACGATTGATCTGCTGTACGCCCATGTCGACGATCCCGACACGCCCCAGATCGCATACATGGAGGCGTTCGCCGACGTGGTGGAGGCGGGAAAGGTTCGTCATCTGGCCGC
The DNA window shown above is from Natronosalvus amylolyticus and carries:
- a CDS encoding glycosyl hydrolase, with protein sequence MTRNDDSCGSFDLSRRTFVAATALTGGLGGTISTTASASDHDIVQVGSGSYTTTLPDGMDEPPESISVTSSVEGPIDSNDWWSSLLWEDFSENLFVHPLYVDASEDGLDVGFPTEWTFSREGRLDHVTAMMELQTDLTIGHTGGTFDDSQVDGWGDWSVSTVWGADTSSTLRVTMAQGSPFLYCEYEGGGAELSFPSTPDVHDEGNVLRIQSNGNVYGVFAPEGATWNGIGSDTLTSDLDGEEYLSVALLPDDSDDALSTYADYAYNRIVDTRIDWVYDKHEATVESTFSFETVDRPESGSDGVLTTLYPHQWKYSDASTEAWSYTTQRGEQRVYTGSSFSVTYEYRGMLPYLPDVGDYDQDELEGYVQEVADEDELIRPGPEDPGDDTYWTGKNFERLVQLLPIAEAVGATDARDRFENAMRDELEIWLDATVSGDTDSPDVFYYNDNWRSLLGYHDSHGSADNLNDHHFHYGYYVKGAAAIARTDPDWADSDNWGGMIEQLIRDYAGYDRSDDKYPFLRNHDPYAGHSWASGNALFEEGNNQESSSESLNAYAAMIEWGEYTGNTELRDAGIFLYTTELHAVQEYWFDIDGDSHPPEWDHDYSSNVWGNGYWYKTWWTLDIEAIHGINFMPLDGYSHHLGWDDEHAEANYQEIVENRGGDDFDYYPDLMWMFRAFSDSQDALALWEADKDDYDVEFGMSRAQTYYWLTALDATGSPEPSITADHSLYTVFSTDDGALTYAAYNPGDSSITVSFSDGTSLDVPANSMATTTDSDGDNGGGDEEPAAPTNLHSPSNTDTTVDLEWDHDGANTAHYNVYVDGSRYGESANTSETVSGLDPDTGYEFTVTAESDDGIESDPSNTISVTTDADDGDMGDSAPSIDQFDVSDTSSGPWTRFNVEWAVSDPDGDLDLVEIEMIDDSGTVVDSTSTAVSGDSASGEDSVRERNGGGEYELELTVTDEAGNSATETKTVAVA